The DNA segment AGTCACTTAACCATACAACCCCAAAAAGTCTTGCAACTTCAAGAATGTCCGGAGACTAATCCGAACTAAGTTATAGGTCTGACATTTTCACGCATTCATAAGAATGTTGACATCTTCATGTCAAACCCACAGTAAACTGTGAGCCTTGAGTAAGAACTAATGACAACACGATAAGAGTTGCCATTAATAATGTTGAGCTGTTGTATAAAACAGCTCGGTTGATAAACAACAAGTTGTTTATCGTGGTAATTCGTTGAACGTTTATGATTGGAGGTCATAAACACGAATTACCGGGTTTAATATCAGCTTTCCAAATTGTTAAAGAGTACATTGATACGCACATTCGGTATCTATGTTGGTAAAAAACCAAATTTAAAACATCTTAAAAGATAATTTAAATTTGGTCTTTCTTGTGAAGAAGAGTAAGTAAATGGTGGAGCTAAGCAGGATCGAACTGCTGACCTCCTGCGTGCAAGGCAGGCGCTCTCCCAGCTGAGCTATAGCCCCATTGTTTTACCAATGGTAATTAGCGCTTTTTACAAGGCATGTTATGACGACGTTTAGTGTTTCTTAAACGAGTCATAATATAACGCAGTAAAAACGTTAATTTGGTAGGTCTGGGCAGACTTGAACTGCCGACCTCACCCTTATCAGGGGTGCGCTCTAACCAGCTGAGCTACAGACCTATCATGATGGGTCTGCAACTTAAGTAGTCACGACCTATACTTCTTCATCTTTCGTTATCATACAATTTGTGTGAACACTCGCAGAGCCTAAGCTCTCATTAAGTTGTCTACTTAAGGTAAGGAGGTGATCCAACCCCAGGTTCCCCTAGGGTTACCTTGTTACGACTTCACCCCAGTCATAAATCACAAAGTGGTAACCGTCCCCCCGAAGGTTAAACTAGCTACTTCTTTTGCAACCTACTCCCATGGTGTGACGGGCGGTGTGTACAAGGCCCGGGAACGTATTCACCGTGGCATTCTGATCCACGATTACTAGCGATTCCGACTTCACGGAGTCGAGTTGCAGACTCCGATCCGGACTACGACAGACTTTCTGGGATTCGCTCCACCTCGCGGTCTTGCTGCCCTCTGTATCTGCCATTGTAGCACGTGTGTAGCCCATCCCGTAAGGGCCATGATGACTTGACGTCGTCCCCACCTTCCTCCGGTTTATCACCGGCAGTCTCCTTAGAGTTCCCGACACTACTCGCTGGCAAATAAGGATAGGGGTTGCGCTCGTTGCGGGACTTAACCCAACATTTCACAACACGAGCTGACGACAGCCATGCAGCACCTGTCTCAGAGTTCCCGAAGGCACTAATCTATCTCTAGAAAATTCTCTGGATGTCAAGGGATGGTAAGGTTCTTCGCGTTGCATCGAATTAAACCACATGCTCCACCGCTTGTGCGGGCCCCCGTCAATTCATTTGAGTTTTAACCTTGCGGCCGTACTCCCCAGGCGGTCAACTTATCGCGTTAGCTGCGCTACCCACAGATCAAGTCTACAGACAGCTAGTTGACATCGTTTACGGCGTGGACTACCAGGGTATCTAATCCTGTTTGCTCCCCACGCTTTCGTGCCTCAGCGTCAGTATTTGTCCAGGTGGCCGCCTTCGCCACTGATGTTCCTTCCAATCTCTACGCATTTCACCGCTACACTGGAAATTCCACCACCCTCTACAATACTCTAGCTTGCCAGTTCAAAATGCAGTTCCAAGGTTGAGCCCTGGGCTTTCACATCTTGCTTAACAAACCGCCTACGCACGCTTTACGCCCAGTAATTCCGATTAACGCTCGCACCCTCCGTATTACCGCGGCTGCTGGCACGGAGTTAGCCGGTGCTTCTTCTGTTGCTAACGTCACAGCTAGCAGTTATTAACTACTAACCTTTCCTCACAACTGAAAGTGCTTTACAACCCGAAGGCCTTCTTCACACACGCGGCATGGCTGCATCAGGGTTCCCCCCATTGTGCAATATTCCCCACTGCTGCCTCCCGTAGGAGTCTGGGCCGTGTCTCAGTCCCAGTGTGGCTGATCATCCTCTCAAACCAGCTAGAGATCGTCGCCTTGGTAAGCCTTTACCTTACCAACTAGCTAATCTCACTTGGGCTAATCTATAGGCGAGAGGTCCGAAGATCCCCCCCTTTGGTCCGTAGACATTATGCGGTATTAGCAGTCGTTTCCAACTGTTGTCCCCCACCTAAAGGCATATTCCCAAGCATTACTCACCCGTCCGCCGCTCGACGCCAGAGTAGCAAGCTACCCTTCGTTTCCGCTCGACTTGCATGTGTTAAGCCTGCCGCCAGCGTTCAATCTGAGCCATGATCAAACTCTTCAATTAAAAAGTTGTTACATATGCATCGACAAGCGATGCTACTCAATGAATTCTGAATGTTTCGTCTAACCAGAAGCTGGTTAAACTAAAACGTACTAATTAACTTCATCGCTAAATAAAGATAATTAATTTGTTTGTGTGTTCATCATCATTAAGTGATTTTTGATACCGAGGTATCTATGTTGTAAATCAATCTTAATGTGAGTGCCCACACAAATTGCATGATAACTAATTGTTAAAGAACCGTTCTATTCGAACGAAGAGCTAATCGCATTCGTTAGTCTCTTTGTCTTCAAACTGGCTAGTAGCCTTGCCTGAAGCAGATGCGCATTCTACGCACCTCAGTGTTGAAGTCAACAGTTAATTTCAATAATTTCGAATTTAATTGTTGTTGTTTGTAACTCGGTAATCCTAACCGTAAACATTACAAACTATCTACACCACTTGCCGCTGGTTGCTCTGCAGTAACGTTGCCGTAACTTGTTGAGATTCCCTGTGGAAGTGGATGCGCATTTTAGGGATTTTTGCGCCGCCGTCAACACCTTTTTTCATTTAATTTAAATAAAATTGAATTTAGCTATTTATCGTTCAAATAACACACAACCATTAACACTTATTTAAACTAAGCGGCTAATTATTACTTTGCATGCTTAGCCTTCCCCAATTTACTTTTTCAAACTGGCTTTTTTATATGCAAATAAATTAACTCTAATCTGCTGTTATTATGTACTTTTTATTAGTTGTCCTTGCAGTTTGTTAAAATCTAGTTAACATAGGTTTTGATTAGACAAATTTCGACAACTATTAACAATAAAAATAATCAGGTATTAATCATGAAATCTCCACTTATCCTAACGTCAGCATTTATTGCAAGTGCATTAACCGTAGTTGGTTATCTAGTTTCAGACCAAATTGCACAAGTTAATGCTAACTCTATCTCTATAGGTTTATTTATTGGCGCAATCCTTAGCCCAATGATCATCAAACTAATGTCTGGTAAAGATAGCGGCTCTGGTGATGTAAAAACCCTTTACGTAGGTAACCTTCCATATAGAGCAAATGAATCAGCTGTTCGCAGTTTATTTTCTGAATACGGCTTAGTTCATTCAGTAAGACTGATGAAAGATAAGCAAACTGGCAAAAGAAGAGGTTTCGGTTTTGTTGAAATTGCAGCGTCTGATGCGAGTAATGCCATAAACTCTTTAAACGATACCGAATTTCAACAACGTACATTGAAGGTACGTGAAGCGAAAGAAAGACCAGAGCCAAACCAAGAATAATATTTATACTTTTTAAAAGAAAAGGGCCATTGAATTAACAATGGCCCTTTTTTTACATCAGGGATGATGGAATATAAAGTTGGTTTATACCAGCGCTTTAACTTTCACGAGCAATTGCACGGTAAGCGATGTCAGTTCTAAACTGAACATCTTTCCAACTGATTTGATTCAATAATTCATAGGCTGCTTGTTGTGCCGATGTTACAGTTTCACCTAATGCAGTTGCGCATAATACTCGCCCACCAGATGTTACTATATTACCGTCACTTTCAGCTGTACCGGCGTGAAATGTTTTACGGTCAGTTAATGTATTTATTTCTAAACCTGAAATAACTTCACCTTTACCATATGAACCAGGATAACCACCAGCGGCTAAAACAACGCCAACGGCAGCACGTGGATCAAAGTCGATTGTTGCTTTATCTAACTCACCATTACAAGCAAGTAAACATAGCTCAACTAAATCTGATTGTAAGCGCATCATAATTGGTTGTGTTTCTGGATCACCAAAACGACAGTTATATTCAATCACATTTGGTGTCCCATCAGCTGCGATCATTAAACCAGCGTATAAAAACCCGGTATATGGTGCATCTTCATTAGCCATACCTTCAACCGTTGGCAGAATTACTTCATTCATGATGCGTTGGTGAATTTCAGCAGTAACAACTGGAGCAGGTGAATAAGCGCCCATACCACCAGTGTTTGGACCTTCATCATTATTGTAAGCACGTTTATGATCTTGGCTAGTTGCCATGGCCAATACATTTTTACCGTCTACCATAACAATAAAGCTAGCTTCTTCGCCTTCCAAGAACTCTTCAATCACAACGCGATGACCTGCGTCGCCAAATGCATTACCAGCCAACATGTCTTTAATTGCATCTTCAGCTTCTTGAAGAGTCATAGCAACAATAACACCTTTACCTGCTGCTAGACCGTCTGCTTTAACAACAATTGGTGCACCTTGCTGACGTACGTATGCAATTGCTGGTTCAATTTCAGTAAAGTTTTCATAACTTCCAGAAGGAATATTATTACGTGCTAAGAAATCTTTAGTGAAAGACTTTGAACCTTCAAGTTGTGCGGCTTTAGCACTTGGACCAAAAATAGCAAGACCTTGAGCCTGGAAAGCATCCACTACACCATCAACTAATGGCTGCTCTGGTCCTACAATTGTTAAAGCTACGTTGTGCTCTTTTGCAAAAGCAATTAAGCCTTGGGTATCGTCACTAGAAACTGCGATGTTTTCTAGTTTTGATTCCGTTGCAGTACCTGCATTACCAGGTGCTACAAAGACTTTATTTACAGAGCTAGATTGTGCGGCTTTCCATGCAAGTGCATGTTCTCGACCACCACTACCAATTACTAAAACGTTCATTCATTTTTCCTAACTGAAATATAAAGCGGCTATTTTGCCGGCTTTACAAATTTTAATGTCATGCGATCACTTTCGCCAATGGCCAAGTATTTCGCTTTATCTTGTTCACCCAATCGTAATACAGGCGGTAATGTCCACACACCTTTAGCGTGATCAGCCGTATCTTTAGGGTTTGCGTTTATTTCACTGCTTGCTGCCAATTCAAAACCTGCAGCCTTAGCTAAATCAACGGTTAATTGCTGTGGGAAGTAACCACTTTTGCCATTTTTTTCTAAGCTTTGTGAGGTTGGCATTCTGTGTTCTACAACACCTAAAACACCACCTGGTTTTAACGCTTTGAAACTATCGGCAAAAATTTGCTTTACACCGTCAACTTTCCAATTATGCAAATTACGAAATGTAAGTACCATATCGGCACTGCCGGCAGGAGCAATATCACTCGCTACGCGTGGAGTAAAGTTGGTTAACTCGACTTCACTAAAAACTTCATTTGTTGCTAACTTCGCTTCCAGCTTACGACGAGACTTACTGTAATAGTTATCTTCACCAGTATCTGGGTAATGGGCTCCATAAAGCTTACCAGTCCCCTTTAAAGCCGGAGCTAAAATTTCAGTATACCAACCACCACCAGGTGCAATTTCAACAACTGTCATGGTAGATTTAAAACCAAAAAAAACTAGTGTTTCTTCAGGATGGCGATACATATCACGAGCTTTATTTTTATCACTGCGATGTTCGCCAGCGATTGCTTGCTCTAATTGAGTAGGTGCATGTGCATTAGCCGTTGTTGCAGCCAAAAGTGAAGTAGCTAGAATTGCTGTAGTGAGTAAAGATTTCATATTTTTCATTATTATATCCCTTAAGATTATTTTGCTAGATATGTTATAGCAGAAATAATCATATTAAGGGATAGTAAAAATATTTTCTAACAAAACAAGAGCAAATAAATTTGCTCTTGTTTTGGATTATTAGTGACGGAAGTGACGCATTCCAGTGAAGACCATAGCAATGCCATGTTCATCAGCTGCAGCAATAACTTCGTTATCACGCATAGAGCCACCTGGTTGGATTACCGCAGTAATACCAGCTTCAGCGGCAGCATCTAAACCATCACGGAATGGGAAGAATGCATCCGAAGCCATAACTGAACCAGCAACTTCAAGGCCTTCATCGGCGGCTTTAATACCAGCAACTTTAGCAGAATAAACTCGGCTCATTTGGCCAGCGCCAACACCAATAGTCATATCGTTTTTAACGTAAACAATAGCGTTTGATTTAACAAACTTAGCAACTTTCCAACAGAATAATAAATCACTCATTTCTTGTTCAGAAGGTTGACGTTTAGTTACTACAGTTAAGTCATCTAAACCAACCATGCCATTGTCACGATCTTGAACTAATAAACCGCCATTAACACGCTTTTGTTCTAAACCTGTAGTTTTAGTTGACCATTGACCACATTCTAATAAACGAACGTTAGGCTTAGCTGCAACAATTTGTGCGGCAGCAGCAGAAATGCTTGGTGCAATAATTACTTCAACGAACTGACGAGAAACAATAGCTTCTGCAGTATCAGCATCTAGTTCACGGTTAAAAGCAATAATGCCACCAAACGCTGACGTAGGATCTGTTTTAAACGCTTTTTCATAAGCGCCTAAAATGTTATCGCCTAACGCAACACCACAAGGGTTTGCATGTTTAACGATTACACAGGCAGGTTGCTCAAACTCTTTAACACATTCTAATGCAGAATCAGTATCGGCAATGTTGTTATAAGATAATGCTTTACCTTGAATTTGCGTAGCAGTAGAAACAGATGCTTCTTCAGGCTGTGCTTCAACATAAAAAGCTGCGTCTTGATGAGAGTTTTCACCGTAACGTAAATCTTGCTTTTTAATGTACTGGCTATTAATTGTGCGTGGGAACTTGCTAACGCTTTGTTCTTTATCATTGTAAGCCGGAAGCATTTTACCAAAGTAATTTGCGATCATACCGTCGTAACTGGCAGTGTGCTCATAAGCAGCAATTGCTAAGTCAAAACGAGTTTTATAGGTTAATGAACCGTTGTTATCAGCCATTTCAGCTAGAACACGGTCATAGTCTGATGCGTTCACAACAATCGTTACATCTTTATGATTTTTTGCCGCAGCACGAACCATAGTAGGTCCGCCAATATCGATATTCTCAATCGCATCTTCTAACGAACAATCTTCATTAGCAACAGTATTTGCAAATGGGTAAAGATTAACTACGACAATATCAATTGCTTGAATATTGTTTTCAGCCATTACCGCTTCATCCATATCACGACGAGCTAGAATTCCGCCGTGAACTTTAGGGTGAAGAGTTTTTACACGTCCATCCATAATTTCAGGATGACCTGTGTAATCTGAAACTTCAGTAACAGGGATGTTGTTTTCTGCTAATAATTTAGCTGTACCACCGGTAGATAAAAGATCTACACCTTGTGCCGATAATGCTTGAGCGAACTCAACAATGCCGGTTTTGTCAGAAACACTTAATAGAGCGCGTCTAATAGGGCGTGGAGTATCCATAGTTTTTCTTTACCTTGTATGCGTAATTTTAATTTAAAGTAATATTTTATGGTGAAATTATAAGCCCATAAAACAAGAAAGCACCCGAAGGTGCTTTATAGCAGGCGAACCTGCGTGTTTTTAGTTCATGCCGTATTTTTTAAGCTTCTTACGTAAAGTACCACGGTTGATACCTAGTAAGTTAGCAGCTCGAGTTTGGTTGCCTCGAGTGTATTGCATTACTTCTTCAAGCATAGGCGCTTCGATTTCTGATAATACAAGGTCATACATGTCATCAACATCGTTGCCGTTTAATTGTGATAAGTAGTTTTTAATTGCTACTTTAGCTTGGGTACGTAAAGGTGATGCCTTGGTCTGAGTTTGCAGGTCACCGATAACAAATGGAGAAGTAATATTTTGTTCAAACATAAAGTTCAGACTCTTTCTAAGTTAAATTATCAAAAAATATATTTAACGATTCAAGTTGCTCTAAAGGCTGCTCGAGACCATTAAATATGGAACGAAATTGTTTTCCTTGGTCAAGCGTTTGCATGTACCAAGATACGTGTTTACGAGCAATCCTTACGCCCATAAATTCACCATAAAATTTGTGCAGTTCTTGCACATGAGCCATTAATATAGCTCTGATCTCAGCCACGGCGGGAGGTGCTAAATGCTCACCAGTATTTAAAAAGTGATTAATCTCTCTAAATATCCATGGTCGACCCTGTGCTGCTCGGCCAATCATTATTGCATCGGCATTGGTATAATCTAATACCTGCTTTGCTTTTTCTGGGCTATTTACATCACCGTTAGCAATAACGGGAATATTCACAGCGCTTTTAATTGCCTTTATTGTGTCGTACTCAGCGTTACCTTTATAAAAGTCACATCGAGTACGGCCATGCACAGCTAACGCCTGAATTCCATTTGCCTCGGCGATTTTTGCTATTTCGACACCGTTTCGGGTATTTTCACACCAGCCAGTTCGAATTTTCAGTGTTACGGGTATTTCTACGGCTGCAACAACTGACTTTACTATTTGCTCTACTTGCTCTGGCGCTTTTAATAGTGCTGAGCCCGCAAGCTTTTTATTTACTTTTTTTGCAGGGCAGCCCATATTGATATCAATAATTTGAGCGCCGTGTTCTGCATTTACCTTAGCCGCAAAAGCCATTTCGTCGGGATCAGATCCAGCGATCTGTACCGAACGAATACCAGCTTCATCACTATGCTCAAGCCTTAACTTCGATTTACCTGAATTCCAAACCTTAGGGTTAGAAGACATCATCTCAGACACAGCCATACCCGCACCTAATTGACAACATAGCTGCCTGAAGGGTTGGTCTGTAATTCCTGCCATTGGAGCAAGGATCACATTATTGTTTAACTGATAAGAACCTATATTCACGTGATGCTTTTTTGAGCTACTGCTTAAAAGGGCGCTAAGTTTACGTGTTTTTTCTGATAAAGAAAAGCATATAAATTGAACAATTGTGTATTTTTTCGTAGTTTTTTATATTGACTTTTTTTTGAATCACATATGACAGAAAAAAAGGCGTTAAATAAGAATTATTTAACGCCTTTAAGATAAGTTTTTAGAAAGATTAGCTATTTATTATTAACGCCTGATAAGCGTACCCAATCTTCTTGTACTTTTATTGGGTCCATAGTACACCACTGGCCATAAATTCCTTGCAATTCATTGCCCTGTTCTTCAAGTATCCCAGATAAAGCAACCAGACCATCTTTTGCGACATAACCCATAATAACGGGAGCTAATTCACGAAGTGGCCCAGCTAAAATATTCGCCACTACAACATCAGCTTTTAATGTCGGCTGATCTTTCGGTAAAAACAACTCTAAACGGTCTTCAACACCATTGCGCTGTGCATTAGCTAAACTGGCTTGTAATGCTTGTGGGTCTATATCAATACCGATAACCTTTTTAGCGCCAAGTTTTAATGCAGCTAAAGATAATATGCCTGAGCCGCAACCAAAATCGACTACGACTTTATCGGTTAAATCTAATGAATCCAACCAAGTTAAGCATAATGCTGTTGTTGGGTGAGTACCGGTACCAAACGCTAATCCGGGATCTAACATCACGTTCACTGCATCTGGCTCTGGCACATCACGCCAGCTTGGGCAAATCCACAAGCGCTGGCCAAATTTCATTGGATGAAAATTATCCATCCATTCTCTTTCCCAATCTTTGTCTTCTAATTGCTCCAGCTTGTATTGCATGTCTTCTTTATCAGGATGAATACTTTTTAAATACGCAATTGCTCTATCCATGTCATGACTGGCATCAAACAGCCCCATAACAACGGTATTATTCCAATAAATTACTTCATCACCTGGTAATGGTTCATATATAGGTGTGTCTTGTGCATCTATAAATGTTACTGCTTGTGAGCCACAAGCCATTAACCAATCGCTGTACTTTTCAGCGGTTTCTTCATTTGCAGCTAAACGCAATTGTATCCAAGGCATTTTTAATCTCTAAAATAGTTAATTAGTTATAGTTTATCACTTATGAAGAATGTCGGTTATATGAAATTCAAATTACATCTGTGCAAATGATAAATTTAAGAAAAAATAATGATATGCTGAACAAAAATAAATTAAGGGCGACACACGTTGGATTACTTTCCTGTTTTCTTAGATGCTAAAAAACTCAATACCGTAGTGATAGGCGGAGGGAATGTTGCTGCAAGAAAAATAGAATTGTTATTAAAGACACCGGCGAGTATTACAATTGTTAGTCCGATAATAAAAGCGCCTGTAGCAAAACTGATCCAGCAGCATGATATTAAGTACATTGCTGAAACATATAACGAGCGTCATTTAAGCAATAAACAATTGGTTATTGCTGCAACCAACCTAAGAGATATCAATAAACAAATTGCAAAACATGCCACCGCAAAAGGAATGCTTTTGAATGTGGTTGATGACCCTGAGCTTTGTAATTATATAACTCCAGCAATAATCGATAGAAGTCCAATGATAGTTGCGCTTTCCAGTTCAGGCAGTGCGCCAATATTACTGCAAATGCTGAAACGTAAAATTGAAACAAACCTCCCTGCCAATTATGGGAAATTAGCTGAGTTTTGTGGCAAGTATCGATTGTTAGTTCAGCAGAAAATACAATCATTTGCGGAGCGTAAGAAATTTTGGCAACAAACCTTAGAGGGCGAAATCGCTCAGTTGATTATTAACAATGAAGATGAAAAAGCAGAGCAGCTTTTTCAAACGAGTTTTACCCAAGAGCAACCTAGCCAAGCGAGTAAACTCAGTATTATAGTTATCCACGATCAAAACCCAGATAATCTAACACTGAGAGCCTATCAACGATTACAAAGTGCCGATACAGTTATGTTAGCCGAAGATATTGCCAGCACTTTTTTCGATTTTGGTCGTCGCGATGCAGATAAACAGCAAGGCTATGATGCTAATTTAATTAAAGATCAATTAGCACAGAATAAAAACATAGCCTTGGTGGTAAATATTGAAATGGCCGAAATACAACAACAATGGCCAAACTCTTCACTGATTGTATGTGGTAAATGATTGTTAGCGGTTTTAAACGCTAGCGAGTTTACCAGATACAGGATTAGTGAATGACTATTGACTTACCTCTACCATTTTCTTCTGAGGCAGCGTCAAGAACGCCATCTTTTCTAGATATGAGCTGAACATCACCAAACTTACTTTGCTGAAAGTTGTAACCTAGTTTTTGCAAACTATCTAATGTGCGTTTATCTATGCCAGAGTAATGACGTATTTCATTTTCAGGCCAAAGCTGATGGTGAAATCTAGGTGTATTTACCGCTTGCTCAGCATTCATGTCAAACTCGACTACATTTAAAATAGACTGATAAACCGACGTGATGATAGTAGTACCGCCCGGAGAGCCAGTAACAAGTTTTACCTTATTATCTTTTAATAAAATGGTTGGCGTCATCGATGAAACCATACGTTTATTTGGCTGTATTTCATTAGCCTGCCCACCTATGGCACCATAAACATTAGCAACACCTGGCTTTACACTAAAATCATCCATTTCATCATTTAAGATAAAACCTGCACCTTCAACTATCACTCCACTACCAAAGGTATAATTAATTGTTGTGGTATTTGAAACCGCATTACCCCACTGATCAACAATAGAGAAATGGGTTGTATCTTCACTTTCTTTTAAGCCAGGCTCTATGCTTTCAGTAACAGATATTGCATTGGCTGAAATACCTTTAGCCCTACTTGTAATGTACCGTTCATTGATAAGCTGTGCTTGTGCAACGCTGACAAAGTCAGGGTCACCAATATATTCAGCTCTATCAGCAAATACTCGTTTACCAATTTCTGCCAATAAATGCATATATTGAGCTGAATTATGTTGTAACGTTGTAGTGTCAGGTTTAACCATGTCATACATTTTTAACCACTGTAAAATAGCAATACCGCCAGAGCTTGGTGGTGGTGCCGTGATAACTTGATACTCTCGCCATTGTTGTTGAATTGGAGTGCGCCAAATGGCTTTATACTCAGCTAAATCTGACATGCCAATTATGCCGCCATGTTCCTGCATAAATTTTGAGATTATTGTTGCTGTGTCGCCTTTGTAAAATCCATCTCGACCGCTTTTTGAAATACGCTTTAACGTTACCGCAAGCTCTGGCTGTTTAAATACCACTCCAGTTTTTGCGCTGGCAAAGTACTTGCCAAAATTTACATTCACGCCTTCCTCATTAAAGCTGTTAATGCGCCACTGAATATTTTCTTCTAATTTTGGGTGAACAACAAAACCCTGTTCAGCAAGGCTTATTGCTGGAGCGACGAGTTCTTGCCAAGGTTTAGAACCATATTTTTTATGGGCTTGCCACATACCATCAACCGTACCCGGTACAGCAGATGACAAAATTCCGTACAATGACTGATTTTCTATAACATTGCCGTGTTCATCA comes from the Thalassotalea nanhaiensis genome and includes:
- the ggt gene encoding gamma-glutamyltransferase: MKITLNTLCSIVIAFNLVIANAIAEPNTQAAVAMPDSYSADIAIDILKSGGNAVDAAIAAQFVLAVTLPEAGNVGGGGFMTVYKDGQADFLDYREVAPQKAHRDMYLDEHGNVIENQSLYGILSSAVPGTVDGMWQAHKKYGSKPWQELVAPAISLAEQGFVVHPKLEENIQWRINSFNEEGVNVNFGKYFASAKTGVVFKQPELAVTLKRISKSGRDGFYKGDTATIISKFMQEHGGIIGMSDLAEYKAIWRTPIQQQWREYQVITAPPPSSGGIAILQWLKMYDMVKPDTTTLQHNSAQYMHLLAEIGKRVFADRAEYIGDPDFVSVAQAQLINERYITSRAKGISANAISVTESIEPGLKESEDTTHFSIVDQWGNAVSNTTTINYTFGSGVIVEGAGFILNDEMDDFSVKPGVANVYGAIGGQANEIQPNKRMVSSMTPTILLKDNKVKLVTGSPGGTTIITSVYQSILNVVEFDMNAEQAVNTPRFHHQLWPENEIRHYSGIDKRTLDSLQKLGYNFQQSKFGDVQLISRKDGVLDAASEENGRGKSIVIH